The following proteins are encoded in a genomic region of Dyadobacter sp. UC 10:
- a CDS encoding YegP family protein: MGKFIITKRSNGEFQFNLKAGNGQTILVSEGYKSRASCDNGIASVRINAAFDNRYESKKSKNEKHFFNLKASNGQVIGSSEMYETTASRDKGIESVKANAPEATIDDLTQ, encoded by the coding sequence ATGGGAAAATTCATTATTACAAAAAGGTCTAACGGAGAATTCCAGTTTAACCTTAAAGCAGGTAATGGTCAAACCATTTTAGTGAGTGAAGGCTACAAATCCAGGGCGAGTTGTGACAACGGCATCGCATCTGTCAGAATTAATGCAGCTTTTGACAACCGCTACGAGAGCAAAAAATCGAAAAACGAGAAACACTTCTTCAACCTGAAAGCCTCGAATGGGCAGGTGATCGGTAGCAGTGAAATGTATGAGACAACCGCTTCCAGGGACAAAGGAATCGAATCCGTAAAAGCGAATGCACCCGAGGCTACTATCGACGATCTAACGCAATAA
- a CDS encoding family 16 glycoside hydrolase translates to MKILLASCLIFLLHLHVSAQTIRPDLHKADLWETSNREVQTVTDGGKKAVKFNVNEKEGFMILKDYNFTNGTIEFDVKGKNVLQQSFVGVTFHFQDTKTQDVVYFRPFNFMNADTVRRPRSVQYASMPDYPWPKLRESFPGKYENKVNPVPNPDGWFHVKIIVAGKAIKVYVDHSPKPSLEVESLSKFTTGKIGLWAGPMSDPSFANFEITP, encoded by the coding sequence ATGAAAATCTTACTCGCATCCTGTCTTATTTTCCTTCTGCATTTGCATGTTTCAGCACAAACAATCCGCCCGGACCTGCACAAAGCGGATCTCTGGGAAACTTCGAATCGGGAAGTTCAAACTGTAACCGATGGCGGGAAAAAGGCTGTTAAGTTCAATGTCAATGAAAAGGAGGGTTTTATGATCCTCAAAGATTACAACTTTACAAACGGCACGATCGAGTTTGATGTGAAAGGTAAAAATGTCCTGCAGCAAAGTTTTGTGGGCGTTACTTTTCATTTTCAGGATACGAAGACGCAAGATGTCGTCTATTTTCGACCCTTCAACTTTATGAACGCCGATACGGTTCGTCGGCCCAGGTCTGTCCAGTATGCTTCGATGCCGGATTATCCATGGCCAAAATTGCGTGAGAGTTTTCCGGGCAAATATGAAAACAAGGTCAACCCCGTCCCAAATCCGGATGGCTGGTTTCATGTCAAAATAATCGTAGCCGGCAAAGCCATTAAAGTTTATGTGGATCATTCGCCTAAGCCGAGCCTGGAAGTGGAAAGTCTGAGCAAGTTTACGACCGGTAAAATCGGTTTGTGGGCCGGGCCGATGTCGGATCCTTCCTTCGCCAATTTTGAGATCACACCCTAA
- a CDS encoding ATP-binding protein, with the protein MRIYIICALLLISATQSACGQIEVIRKLKDRLHQVKDSTQYVDVLNKISLLFYEQNADSTLIYSVRALEIASRLEYEKGIADATNNLGIVYDIKGNSQLAMRYYNDAYNKYRAIGDSSNIVQTLMNIAMVYELSGKDEKAVNNFKQALSLGNRIAHDSITALAIYNYMLIYPDHFKEKERERYIEKARAIALKYKDMRMQLAIEQLLAEDFISNQEHAKGIGLLQKTLAKSLQMQLYFFSMDLMIRLGDLHLAAAPDTAMKYYGEALMIAEQKLYRVYAREICTKLYEYFRSKGDMAKAYTYTQKLVKLFEEQAEIDRVSGIDYIEYAVKDQQLKSAQLKSVYNSRLLWLAVAVCVLTILSIVFLFRNWVLTRKTNEVLQLQFRQLESTSEALEESNQNYARLIKVIAHDLRNPIGAIKGLSSMLLEEKLTAEENNEFTTLIRQASESCIKLISDLLETDFNLKESKLVKEEINLAAFLQQTVKLLSFRANEKSQELILKEPGNAVVMADRDKLLRALNNLIVNAIKFSPIGGKIEIAGSQSSEGFLISVKDYGLGIPENQASRIFDPFTSSKRPGTAGEQPFGLGLYITKQIIEAHHGRIWFESEDGKGTTFFVMLPISF; encoded by the coding sequence ATGAGAATTTATATTATCTGCGCCTTATTGCTCATTTCTGCGACTCAAAGCGCTTGCGGACAGATCGAGGTAATTCGGAAACTGAAAGATAGGCTTCATCAGGTCAAAGACAGCACGCAATATGTAGATGTGCTTAATAAAATATCGCTGCTATTTTACGAGCAAAATGCAGATAGCACACTTATTTATTCGGTTCGGGCACTGGAAATAGCCAGTCGGCTGGAATATGAAAAGGGTATAGCCGACGCGACCAACAACCTGGGTATTGTGTATGATATCAAAGGAAACAGCCAGCTTGCCATGCGCTACTACAATGATGCTTATAACAAGTACAGAGCGATCGGCGACTCATCCAATATCGTCCAGACTTTGATGAATATCGCGATGGTTTATGAGCTTAGTGGCAAGGATGAAAAGGCGGTCAATAACTTCAAACAGGCACTTTCGTTGGGAAACCGCATCGCACACGATTCCATTACAGCGCTGGCGATCTATAATTACATGCTGATCTACCCTGACCATTTTAAAGAAAAGGAAAGAGAAAGGTATATTGAAAAAGCCCGCGCCATTGCATTGAAATATAAGGATATGCGCATGCAGCTGGCAATCGAGCAGCTGCTTGCCGAAGATTTTATTTCTAATCAGGAGCACGCAAAAGGTATTGGTTTATTGCAGAAAACATTGGCTAAAAGTCTGCAAATGCAGCTATACTTTTTCAGTATGGACCTGATGATCAGGCTGGGCGACCTGCACCTGGCCGCAGCACCTGACACCGCAATGAAATACTATGGAGAAGCGCTGATGATCGCTGAGCAGAAACTTTACCGGGTTTATGCAAGAGAAATCTGTACCAAGCTTTACGAATATTTCAGGAGCAAAGGTGACATGGCCAAAGCCTACACGTACACGCAAAAACTGGTCAAACTATTTGAAGAACAGGCCGAAATAGACCGCGTTTCGGGGATTGATTACATTGAATATGCGGTGAAAGACCAGCAGCTCAAGTCTGCGCAGTTGAAATCAGTTTATAACTCGCGCTTACTGTGGCTTGCAGTGGCTGTTTGCGTCCTGACAATTCTCAGTATTGTTTTTTTATTTAGAAACTGGGTCCTGACCAGAAAGACCAACGAAGTGCTGCAACTGCAATTCCGACAGCTGGAATCGACGAGCGAAGCACTGGAAGAAAGCAACCAGAATTACGCACGGCTGATTAAAGTCATTGCCCATGACCTGCGAAATCCGATAGGCGCGATAAAAGGCCTGAGCTCGATGCTTTTGGAGGAAAAATTGACAGCCGAAGAGAATAATGAGTTCACCACGCTGATCAGGCAAGCGAGTGAAAGTTGCATCAAGCTGATCAGCGATTTGCTTGAAACCGATTTTAACCTGAAAGAATCAAAGCTTGTGAAAGAAGAGATAAACCTGGCTGCATTTTTACAACAAACCGTCAAGTTATTGTCTTTCAGGGCGAATGAAAAAAGTCAGGAGCTGATATTAAAAGAGCCAGGCAACGCAGTAGTTATGGCCGACCGGGATAAGTTATTGCGGGCATTAAATAACCTGATCGTGAATGCAATCAAGTTCAGCCCGATAGGCGGCAAGATAGAAATTGCTGGTAGCCAGTCCTCCGAGGGGTTTTTGATTTCGGTAAAAGACTATGGCCTGGGCATCCCGGAAAACCAGGCGTCCCGGATCTTCGACCCATTCACATCCTCCAAACGCCCCGGTACTGCCGGAGAGCAGCCTTTCGGTTTGGGATTATACATAACAAAACAGATCATAGAAGCGCACCACGGCAGGATCTGGTTTGAAAGCGAAGATGGAAAAGGAACCACTTTTTTTGTAATGCTGCCCATATCATTTTAA
- a CDS encoding ArnT family glycosyltransferase codes for MEAKDLVASHQSIFNLKVSGWLLTVCFISLTFIPRSFDHVLFVDGLAYAAISRNMALGLGSFWEPYFADSFWLPYNRCAFFCEHPPLMFGMESLLFRLLGDSLAVENIYNLLVLLASTLLICLIWRELFRDNVAAKKQAWLPVLMWYGIRVVWWSVPNNLLDTTMAVFCLWSCYLQLKALHAPEQKIRLWVAAGLMILLACMTKGPVGLFPLAFPVIYVIVYGKAFFKKAASGLIVTGITFLILLAALLIYQPANFFLKNYFEGQVIAALAQKRERVTSGWTAHLYLVMVLLSNIIPHLLILGGLYLFKLFAKINIPAPINTRKARVLNILLGIAIILPMLVSVKQGDYYLMPALPFVGLFFAACCIEPLLLLVGRFGVVPRVLFPATAVLLVGLVAYKLAHPDFDRNYEVARALRAAVPERSKVYLTKDVSMEAGIHTAYQRYARLSIALDTTETKYLLFEKKGHALLDSLSKTQSYEILDLGHDATLAIRKERR; via the coding sequence ATGGAGGCAAAAGATCTGGTTGCTTCGCACCAATCGATATTTAATTTAAAAGTCTCCGGTTGGCTGTTAACGGTTTGCTTCATCAGTCTGACCTTCATCCCGCGGTCTTTTGATCACGTTCTGTTTGTCGACGGGCTGGCTTATGCGGCCATTTCGCGTAATATGGCGCTGGGCCTGGGTTCATTCTGGGAGCCCTATTTTGCCGATTCCTTCTGGCTGCCTTACAATCGCTGCGCCTTTTTTTGTGAACATCCGCCGCTGATGTTCGGAATGGAGTCACTGCTTTTCCGCCTTTTAGGCGATAGTCTGGCAGTTGAAAATATCTACAACCTGCTTGTTTTACTGGCAAGTACTTTGCTGATCTGCTTGATTTGGAGGGAGTTGTTTAGGGATAACGTCGCTGCAAAAAAGCAAGCCTGGCTGCCCGTTCTGATGTGGTACGGGATACGTGTCGTCTGGTGGAGCGTACCCAATAACCTGCTGGACACGACGATGGCTGTGTTCTGTTTGTGGTCGTGCTATCTCCAATTAAAAGCATTGCATGCGCCGGAACAAAAAATCCGTTTATGGGTAGCCGCCGGGCTCATGATATTGCTGGCTTGTATGACAAAAGGCCCGGTTGGTCTGTTTCCGCTGGCTTTCCCGGTGATCTATGTAATTGTTTACGGAAAGGCATTTTTCAAAAAAGCAGCATCGGGTTTGATTGTAACCGGTATCACATTTTTAATTCTGCTAGCTGCGCTTTTGATTTATCAACCGGCAAATTTTTTTTTGAAAAACTACTTCGAAGGCCAGGTTATTGCGGCCTTGGCGCAGAAGCGTGAACGCGTTACCAGCGGATGGACAGCGCATCTCTATCTTGTAATGGTTTTATTAAGCAATATCATCCCGCATTTGCTTATCCTGGGCGGGCTTTACCTGTTCAAGCTTTTCGCGAAAATCAATATCCCGGCCCCGATAAACACCCGGAAAGCACGGGTTTTAAACATTCTTCTGGGTATCGCCATTATTCTCCCAATGCTCGTGAGCGTGAAGCAAGGCGACTATTATCTAATGCCCGCGCTTCCGTTTGTAGGGTTATTTTTCGCCGCCTGCTGCATCGAGCCATTGCTGCTGCTCGTCGGCAGATTTGGCGTGGTACCTAGGGTATTGTTTCCCGCGACAGCCGTTTTACTGGTTGGCTTGGTGGCCTACAAGCTTGCGCACCCGGATTTTGACAGGAACTATGAAGTCGCAAGGGCGCTCAGAGCGGCAGTCCCGGAACGTTCCAAAGTGTACCTGACCAAAGATGTGAGCATGGAAGCTGGTATCCACACCGCCTATCAGCGTTACGCCCGACTTTCAATTGCGTTGGATACCACCGAGACAAAATATCTGCTCTTCGAGAAAAAGGGACACGCTCTCCTCGATTCATTGTCCAAAACACAATCCTATGAAATTCTGGACCTCGGGCACGACGCTACACTTGCAATCCGGAAGGAGCGACGTTGA